The DNA sequence CCGGTGCCGAAACCGTTCTCGAAGACGTCGAGGTCGACCGCGACCTGCCCATCACCGAACCGGAAGCGTAACCCGCCCCCGATGGCCACGGACCCTCCGACAGAATCGGAACACACGCACACAAACAGGATACTCCAGCCACGTATGAAACACAGATGAGAAACGAGAAGAAGAAGAATGAGACATGCGATCAAGATCGCTGCAAGTCATTTCTGTCTCTATCGCTGTTGTGATCCTATCTGTGTTTCATCCGTGGCGAAATCTCCCCCTTTGATGACTTTCCGTCCCGGAACCGCCCCTCATGCGAGACATCCGTATCGCCACCGCCCAGTTCGAGCATCTCGACGGCGACAAGATCGCCAATCTCACCCGCATCCGCGACCTGACCCGTCGCGCCGCAGGCGAAGGTGCCGAGGTCGTTTGCTTTCACGAGTGTGCGATCACCGGCTACACCTTCCTCCAGTCGCTCGATCGCGACGGCCTTGCCTCCCTGGCTGAGCCGGTTCCCGATGGCCCTTCGATCGCGTCACTCTGGGAAATCGCTCGGGAATCCCGTGTCGTCGTCATGGCCGGCCTGGTCGAGATCGATTCCGAGGGGCGCCTGTTCAACAGCTATGCCGTGGTCAGTCCTGACGGTTTTCTCACCTGCCATCGAAAGCTCCATGTGTTCATCAGCCCGTACCTTTCTCCGGGACCGGGCTACACGGTCTTCGATCACGATGGCGTCCGGTTCGGCATCCTGACCTGTTACGACAACAACCTCCCTGAGAACGCCCGAGCCACCACCTTGCTCGGCGCCGAGGTGATCATCGCTCCCCACGTCACCGGCTGCCTCCCCTCGACCATGCCCGGCCGTGGTTCGGTCGATCGTGCTCTCTGGGAAAATCGCCACCGCGACCCCTCCCGCCTCCGCCTCGAATTCCAGGGGCCGAAGGCCCGCG is a window from the Tautonia rosea genome containing:
- a CDS encoding nitrilase family protein, with protein sequence MRDIRIATAQFEHLDGDKIANLTRIRDLTRRAAGEGAEVVCFHECAITGYTFLQSLDRDGLASLAEPVPDGPSIASLWEIARESRVVVMAGLVEIDSEGRLFNSYAVVSPDGFLTCHRKLHVFISPYLSPGPGYTVFDHDGVRFGILTCYDNNLPENARATTLLGAEVIIAPHVTGCLPSTMPGRGSVDRALWENRHRDPSRLRLEFQGPKARGWLLRWLPARAWENGVYYVFSNPIGVDGDTIKPGLSMILDPHGEILAECHALGDDLAVALLTSEAFEHASGRRYLNARRPELYEPITRPHPPGHQAITKPGWSLSYESRSS